From one Magnolia sinica isolate HGM2019 chromosome 18, MsV1, whole genome shotgun sequence genomic stretch:
- the LOC131233358 gene encoding probable lysophospholipase BODYGUARD 3, with protein sequence MAAMRGAAWVVLTLTGRVVNDIVSFVVFTILDVIDVVLCFVFKVLDFVVEAEWKPCYCSSPKEAIMSSGKILVSEQGASKIVCLCSSKLQLEDISDTLYARPSLVSEVSRSTVKELRRLKVEGERNGTKRSTYTINSTIVEMLQGKMGGHHSHPIPRWSDCDCKTCTSWRSSCKDTLFVRAEGGYDKAREDVLFIHGFISSSAFWTETLFPNFSAAAKSKYRLIAVDLLGFGRSPKPTDSLYTLREHVDMIERSVLEAHKVKSFHIVAHSLGCILALAIAVKHPDAVKSLTLLAPPYFPVPKGEQGSQYVLRRVAPRRVWPLIAFGASIGCWYEHISRTVCLIICKNHRLWEFITKLITRNRIRTFLIDGFFCHTHYAAWHTLHNIICGSASKIDGYLEAVRDQLKCRVTMFHGRDDELLPVECSYAVQSKIPRAQVKVVEKKDHITLVVGRQKAFARELEEIWNKTSD encoded by the exons ATGGCTGCAATGCGCGGTGCTGCCTGGGTTGTGCTAACGTTAACCGGGAGGGTAGTTAACGATATCGTGAGCTTCGTTGTCTTCACCATTCTCGACGTAATCGACGTGGTCCTCTGCTTCGTGTTCAAGGTCTTGGATTTCGTGGTGGAGGCTGAGTGGAAGCCATGCTACTGCTCGTCGCCCAAGGAGGCGATCATGAGCAGCGGCAAGATTCTTGTCTCCGAGCAAGGCGCGTCGAAGATCGTGTGCCTTTGTTCCAGCAAGTTGCAGCTGGAAGATATATCAGACACCTTGTACGCACGCCCGTCTTTGGTCTCCGAAGTCTCGCGGTCGACGGTCAAAGAGCTTAGACGGCTCAAGGtagagggagagaggaatgggACGAAGCGATCGACGTACACGATCAACTCGACGATTGTCGAGATGCTTCAGGGGAAGATGGGAGGGCATCACTCCCACCCGATCCCTCGGTGGTCAGACTGCGACTGTAAGACTTGCACTTCTTGGAGGTCTTCTTGCAAAGATACTCTGTTCGTTCGTGCCGAAGGCGGTTACG ATAAAGCGAGGGAGGATGTCTTGTTTATTCATGGGTTTATCTCGTCCTCCGCATTCTGGACCGAGACGCTGTTTCCGAACTTCTCCGCCGCGGCGAAATCCAAGTATCGGTTGATAGCCGTTGATCTGCTGGGGTTCGGACGAAGCCCGAAACCGACGGACTCTCTTTATACATTGAGAGAACATGTGGACATGATCGAACGGTCGGTACTAGAGGCCCACAAGGTGAAATCATTCCACATAGTGGCCCACTCGTTGGGGTGCATCTTGGCGCTAGCTATTGCGGTGAAGCATCCAGACGCGGTCAAATCGCTGACTCTCCTTGCTCCA CCATATTTTCCAGTACCCAAGGGAGAGCAAGGTTCCCAGTACGTGCTAAGGAGGGTGGCCCCCAGACGTGTGTGGCCTTTGATTGCTTTTGGCGCATCGATCGGTTGCTGGTACGAGCACATTAGTAGGACAGTTTGCTTGATCATCTGCAAAAACCACCGGTTGTGGGAGTTCATCACCAAGCTGATCACACGAAACAG GATCAGGACATTCTTGATTGACGGCTTCTTTTGCCACACCCACTACGCTGCGTGGCACACCCTACACAACATCATCTGCGGGAGTGCCAGTAAGATCGACGGTTATCTAGAAGCCGTGAGGGACCAGCTCAAGTGCCGAGTTACAATGTTCCACGGCAGAGATGACGAGCTTCTTCCCGTAGAGTGCAGCTACGCCGTCCAATCTAAAATCCCAAGAGCGCAAGTTAAGGTCGTAGAAAAGAAAGATCACATCACACTTGTGGTAGGCAGGCAGAAAGCTTTCGCTAGAGAATTGGAGGAGATATGGAACAAAACGAGTGATTGA